A region of the Centropristis striata isolate RG_2023a ecotype Rhode Island chromosome 20, C.striata_1.0, whole genome shotgun sequence genome:
CTGCAGTAAGAAAAAACACTGTTCAGTTAGAGAATTCTATTTAGTTTGTTCGACCTGGTGCAGGATTTCAATCCGCGCTCCAGTGGAATTGTTAAATGTTATAAACTCTGCAACAACAGATACAGAAATATGTTACTGGCTGAGGAAGTGTCAGAGaagtgttttaaaaacatttcacactTCCATGCCTGGAATTCATCAGCAGAAATAACAGTTCCTACTTTCTTATTATTCATGTGGcgggaaaagaaaacaaaatgcatgCACTTGCCACACTGCATATCCACCTGTATCAATacttaactcattttttttctgtgcaaaaACCTTGATCTTGAAAATAATGCTTCCAGGTTAACAAAATAAGGCTCTCAGTGGGCTTTTAGCTCACACAgaataattgtgtgttttcagttttgaattaCAGAGTGACTATTATTCTGACCTTGAAAACCTGCTATATAGCCTTCATCATAAAGCGAGGGATCTTGCAGCAGACCACACACACTCTGCCGCTGAcctcaaacatttttagagGTGACGAGAAGGGAGTATAGCTTTAAATTCACATACTGATGCCTCAGAGTGGGAATAAAGCTCCTTCAAATACCCTAATATTAAAAATCCTCATACCACCTTTCTTGGAATTATGAGGGGGGTGACTGAAATACTTCAAAGGAAACTACAGCTGCTCTtatggtgaaaataaaactgaagaCATATAAGAAAAGCCATGTTTTTACCAAGTGTTTTTGATTTACAGGAGGCCCTGCAGAGGACGGGAGCATGATGCTAAATCTGGTTCGCCTGTTGTCACTGACTAGCCTGCCGAGCATCTCAAAAGTCAAAGTAGTCAGCTTCCTGATTGGCTTGACGCTCACATTCCTCATCATGGCTTCCTACATCTTGGCCTGGGACTGGAAAGGTCTTTTGCTCACCCCCTCGCTTTATCAGCAAGGACCTGTGGTCGACCTGAACAGCACAGCCGAATTTTCCTTCGGGAAGAATTTATTGGACATGAAACTGCTGGTGAAGATCATCAACTCCAAACTGGAGTACACACCCAGGAAGGTGCCTGGTGAAAAGGATGTCATTGGAACAGACTACCATGTGAGTCTGTGGAAACATGCTGTGATTCATTGTTGCTGTATATAAGTGGGCCAACTAAAATAAAGGATGTTTTTGTTATGGTTCCAGGCTGCAATTATGCAATGTCAAAACTATGTTGGCAAATGATAATTAAGTCCAATAAGTGGCCACAATTAGTGCTTTATATTTTGCTGACAAAAGTGAATAGAAGGAGACTGACAAATAACAGCCAGCTTATAATCACTCCTGCAGTAAACATATATTTGTAGGGCTGTTAAGTAAATATCAGGTTACATCTCCTGCTAAGTGCTGCTTAGGACTTGAGGTTACTATTGTATGTGCTAATGTGCTGCAATTCTCCTGTTTTTGGTGTATGTTCTCATCATGCTTCTCCACCCTACACTTCATCATTTTGCAGTGTTTATAGCTAAGGCATCAGCAATTCTGACACTTTAAGTCACAATTACAGTGATCAAGTTTGTCAGAAAGTTGAATACCAATTAGTGCTCTGTGTCAGTGTTTGACACATGAATATCTAAGTGAGTTTTCAAATACTGTAGGTGGTAATGCATCAGTTGCAAAGCTGCAAAATCACCTTGTAAACTTTAAACTGCTGGCGGACGTTGTGACATGAATTCGAAGTAGCTGCTGTTCCCCTGAAGGTACAATCTACCATCTTTTACCTGCCAGCTTTCAAGATAGGGCTGCCATTtgcaatattttcatttttgatcAATCTGCTGAACATTATTTCAATTAATCAGTtcattgttttgtcaaaaaaaagtcaatcatACCCTGTGTAATTTCCCAGGGCtctcaaaatgttgttttatctgacaaacagtttaaaataccaaagttattcagtttattatcatgtGTGACAAATAAAGGCATCATATAATCAcatttgaaaagcatgaaacCAGAAAATGTTTGACCTTTTGCAGAAAATATTACTAAAACACTTACTCTACTTACTCTCTTCGATATCCTTCTTTAAATCTTGACTGACCAACAGGCTCGCCTGCGTCAAATGTCATCAGGCGATTGAATAGGCGCCATCAGTGGTTATCAGCCCATACGAATAGGCGAGTAAGGGCCTGCATCACCTCTTAGCAGATTGACagggttgttatcagcccattcagtTGCCGCTTGCTGAAAACAAATCagttatgttttgtttaaaagatGTAGTTTCCTTACCAATATGCTACAAAACCCCTCCTCTAAGGTTAGAGCAAAAACGTTCTTGTCCTTGGTGTTATAAATGATAGAAAGAGTCAAATCAATGCacataaatgtcaaaaatgaaGGTGCTACATGGACATTATGAGTGCCGGAAGTAACATAGTTATGTTGGTCACATAAAACTTCTGACACACGgtctcctgggtaaaagtcctGGGTATGTTTCACCCACCCACTCAAAAGGGTGTCTACTCATGCTTTATactcttttttgtctttctttgttttgtttttccttgcttctccttattttttttggtttgtctcTGCAGTTGTTCTCTGCAATCCCTCGCCACTTCCTGCCTGGCATCAAGAGCCCTTGCTGGTATGAGGAGTTCTCTGGTAAACCCAGCAATGATCCGTACAGGAGGAACCTTTTCACTCTGCGCTCAGAGTCCTTcaagaaaatgtgtgaaaaccTGAGGACCAACTTCAGTCAGCACTTACAGTACAGAGACGGCAAACTGTTTCGTCTACGCTGCTTGCCGTTCTTCTACATCATCGGCCAGCCAAAGTGCGGCACGACTGACTTTTTccacaggctgctgctgcacccAGAGATCAGGTTTACCATGATTAAGGAGCCACACTGGTGGACCAGGAGACGCTTTGGTAAGTCATCAGGGGATGGATGTTGTTTCTAAATGttttgatgatgatggtggaAGCTGTCTGATGGATTATAAGATAATTCATCCGAAATAGATGACAGGAAATGCACTGATTTAGAACAAAGCTGCATAGTAGTTAATCAgttgaaaaaagcaactttttttacGAATCAGTAAGCTGCTTTTCCCAGTGTGATTTTTAGCCGTCTGTCTCTATAAGCCCCTCAGTCCCCAAAAACCTGCTGTGATTGTTCACTATTTACAGGTCTTCTGCATcttctttctctgtgtttttgcaCCAGAGAACGACTGAGTGCAGATTTTGGAAGCCAGTATTTGACTGAGGGACACACAGGAAGTCTAAGATTTGAAATTGCTCTCATAATGGCattttttaatagaaacataTTCACCTGCacctgatatatatttttttacagcatttacaCCAAAGTCCCAACAATATACAACCTTTAAGAGGAATTCTGTTGATTTTTACTACATATGATTTAAATTCCATACATTAAATTTTGAATTCACAAtcaaaatatgatgaaaaaaactcccacatactttataaaaaaatattcaaatacagtggTATGAAAATGTCCAGATCCCCAGTGACTTTAACTGAAGGAGCTCTGCAGCTGCTTGGTAATAAAATTCTGCATTAATTGTCTTGGAGGGCTTTTACTGTGAATTAacatatgtaaaaataatgacaatatattgtataataatttTGCTATGTGTCTGTTGTCTGCTTGTTTGTCTCTATTTCAATATTTCCCTGTATACAATAGCTGTATGgatgttttttgtgcaaaatgGAGCCATGTAACTAAGGCCTTTGAATCAAACTGATTTAATGTTTATGCaatgtattaaattaattttaacagtgttttacaGTACAACTCTATAAAAGTGCACATAATAATGAATGTTATTTGGTATACCTCGGGGTGCAGGTTATATTCGTTTCGCAAATGGCTTCCAGGAAACTTTTCCTCTGGAAGATTACCTGGATCTGTTTGACTGGGCAGCCATCAACATCCAAAAAGGAATCAGTGGAAAGTCACCTGGATACCACCGCACACTCGTAACAGGTGAACACATgtgaaagtgtttgtgtgtgtgggtggtttGGTACGGTTTGGTATTGTTACTGCCATTGTGCATCAGATGGAGTAATCTCTTGACAGCCAAACAGATGGATCCTGAGCATGATTCAAATGACAGGTTTTCTCCTTTCCTCATTGCCGGGCCTGGTTCTTTTTAGTGGAAGCTGCTCTGACCTCAGGGAAACTACAGTGGTGCTCACGTATTGCAGGAATTCTTTGGTCCAGGAGATGTGTCTTTAGAGGTGTCCACAGAATCTCAGACTCCCCTGGGAGCTGCTGTCACAACCATATTTATCCACTCTCCATGCATCTGCAATTATAAATGAGTTCTACTCAAATTTGGCCCTACGAGACAGTGTATAATTCCCTACAATAAAAACTGACTTAAAGTCATAGTTTAGATTTATTGAAGTAAGAGTCAAGTATCTCTTGTATGAGAGTCATATATTGATCTTTTGATGGGCTATCCATAACACaatggtttgtgtgttttttttccaatggaaaagTGCTACTTGGCTTTAATGAAGTGAAACAATCCTAATCACAAACCTGTTCAAGTGTAGATTTTTTTCAGTACAAAATGTTCTCAGATAATGAAAGTTTTCCTTACATATCTTGCATATTTTTAGCTGTAAAGTTCAGCTCAACTTCCCCTGCATATACCTGTCTGCACTACttgctgcatttaaaatgaACTACTGTTGCCCTCAGTCATGCTCAGACTGTCAATGTCTTGACAGGTGAAGCCAGTGTATCCACTATGTGGGACAACCAAGCCTGCAACTACTTTTACAAAGACGGAGAGGAGACAGAGCCGCCGTTCCTGATCCAGGACTTCATCCACACGGTCCAGCCTGaagccaaaatcatcatcatgctTCGAGATCCGGGAGAGAGGTAGAGAAATCCATCCACACATCTGTCTGTATCGATCCAGATGGAATTTCAGTTTGGATTGCTCCTCAAGGATTTTCCTGCAgagaatatttgttttaaatcataACTCCTACCGTTCTTCCAGAAAAATGTTCTTTCATGGTTTCAACTggctctgtttttgttttttgtttccagaCTTTACTCTGACTACCTATTCTTTAACATGGCCAACAAGTCTGCAGAGGACTTCCATCAGAAGGTCGTGAACTCTGTATTGTTGTTTCAGTCCTGCCTGTTGGAGAGGTCACTTCGCTCCTGCGTCTACGACACCAACCTCTACAACATTATGCGGGTTAGCTGAAATGACATTCTCACTTTGACTTGTCAGCTTTCATAACTACAGTTAATTGAACCTTGGACATTTTCTATGTGTCCTCCAAGTGGTTACTGCCATCTCTTTCTGTGCAGAGAAAAATTCAAGAAACTAGCTACAGACATTTCAGCACATATGCTATCAGGCAGCTCTGAGTGATGAGTTCTGTCGGTTGCAATCCCTAATCACAACATGTCTGTGACAGCACTGTTATCCAGAAAAGATTTACTACAGTAAAAGCAGCAATCAGCTCAACCTGAAAGCACTGGAACAGAAGCAGAATGTTATATCTAACAAAAAACACCATCAGATTCTTTTTGTTTACTTCTGTTACGGATGAGATGAAGATGAGTGCTTTCAAAATCAGTTTGTGTCACTCTGCTTGTGATTCACAACAAATTATCTTAGTTTGGTGTTGCACTGTAGTGCCCTCTTGAGGACTCTGAGTGTCCTTTGCATCAAGATTAAACCAGTCTCTCttaattttaccattaaaaaaggaaattcaGATTTGCAGCAAAACAAATATGTCATAAGTATGTGTCACTAAGCATGTTCATTCATGCACATTAAATAATATTCTTCATACAAGTCCTGAACTAAAAGGTTCAGTTTCTGTGTGTTCAGCGGTCCCAAAAATGGTGtggaaagaataaaataataaaatccccAGAAACTGCTagttatagatatatatttttcttttttgcaatgTCATGATGGACAGTCTTAGGAAGTTCTACAAGATTTGGCAGCCATTCTTAGACTATCTTGCTCAAGTAGATCAAGACGTTGGGTAGTTATGAAACTCACAACAAAGGCCACTCGACTCTTCCTTGAAAATTTCTGTTGTAATTTAAAGTACCATGATGCAACAGTACATTTCCTTGTCTTGAGCTGTacaccctgttttttttttcttcttttcttctttgcaTATGTTTGACTCCTAATCTTAGTCACTTTGATTGTTACCCTATTactttggggaaaaaataataaacatatttaacaaaaaaaaaaaacacaggacactttaaggacatttttgttGATGTTGACTTACCTTGATTTTTCCCAACAGGTGAGGCTAAGTTTGGGGATTTACATCGTCTTCTTGTTGGACTGGCTGACAGTTTTCCCTCAGGAACAGATTCTGGTTCTTCGACTCGAGGACTACTCAGCCAACCTCAAAGTTACAATGAAGAAAGTTTTTGATTTCCTGAGTGTAGGTACGTATCCAAAAAGCGCCTACTGTATCGCCCTGGCTATATTCATGGGGTTGTTTCTGCCTAAAGTCTTCACTTCTATACTGTAAAGGACGCTGATATCCTCCCTTCAGGTCCTCTGTCGCCGCAGGTGGAGGCAGCACTGaccaaaacaccaaagtcaaacACCCGGCGGACAGCAGACAAGAAGGTGGGTCCTATGCTTCCAGCTACCAAAGACCTCCTCAATAAATTTCACCAGCCTTTCAACCAAAAACTGGCCAATTTGTTGAACAACAAAGCCTTCCTCTGGAGAAACACCTGAAGGGGAATAAGCATGGACAAAAGTGTGAATTGATGTGAGCGAACAACCAGAACCAGAAGCTAAATAATGTATGATGGGAAAACTCATACGCAGGTGTATAGCTGTATACGGGGTTATATGAAGGCCTGAACAAGTGTATGGGTTTTCTTTTGGATATTTATTTGTTCTTGAAAGAATGTGATTGATTCATCAAGTCAAGATcataataaaataagttgaaTTTGTGTTTCGTTTTAATGCTTTTACAGTGTTAGAAAGCCTTTATACCACTGTTGaataaaataccacaaaatGCAGCACACATTCATTC
Encoded here:
- the LOC131993060 gene encoding carbohydrate sulfotransferase 15-like codes for the protein MMLNLVRLLSLTSLPSISKVKVVSFLIGLTLTFLIMASYILAWDWKGLLLTPSLYQQGPVVDLNSTAEFSFGKNLLDMKLLVKIINSKLEYTPRKVPGEKDVIGTDYHLFSAIPRHFLPGIKSPCWYEEFSGKPSNDPYRRNLFTLRSESFKKMCENLRTNFSQHLQYRDGKLFRLRCLPFFYIIGQPKCGTTDFFHRLLLHPEIRFTMIKEPHWWTRRRFGYIRFANGFQETFPLEDYLDLFDWAAINIQKGISGKSPGYHRTLVTGEASVSTMWDNQACNYFYKDGEETEPPFLIQDFIHTVQPEAKIIIMLRDPGERLYSDYLFFNMANKSAEDFHQKVVNSVLLFQSCLLERSLRSCVYDTNLYNIMRVRLSLGIYIVFLLDWLTVFPQEQILVLRLEDYSANLKVTMKKVFDFLSVGPLSPQVEAALTKTPKSNTRRTADKKVGPMLPATKDLLNKFHQPFNQKLANLLNNKAFLWRNT